The Streptomyces vinaceus genome contains the following window.
CGGCCACCTGATCGTCGTCGACCGGCACACCGGCACCCTGTACGACTTCTTCGACCGGATCACCTACTCCGACGACCTGAGCACCGTCGTCGAGGCCCACTACGCGATGGTCACCTCCACCGACGCGGGAGAGACCTGGAGCGCCCCGGTCACCGTCGCCCGGGACACCTCCGTACCGGAGGTCGACCCGAACGACCCCGCCAAACTGCTGCGCGCCGCGTCCACCCTGCCCAGCCCCGCAGTCGACCCGAAGACGGGCACGCTGTACATGGCCTACGAGGGGTCGGACTTCTCCGGAGGCAGGTTCGACTCCGTCCAGCTGGTGCGCTCCACCGACGGCGGACGCACCTGGGGCGCCCCCGAGCTGATCAGTCCGAACGGCGTGCCGGCCTTCTCCCCGTCGATCGCGGTCGACGAGCGCGGCACGGTCGCGCTCACCTTCTACGACCTGCGCTTCCTCAAGCCGGGCGACACCACCACCCTGCCCACCGCCTACCAGCTGGTCACACTGGCGCACGGAGACCCGAAGCGCCGGACCGAACGGCGGATCTCGCGGATCTTCGACTGGCTGCAGGCACCGTACGCCGGGGGCTACTTCCTCGGCGACTACCAAGGCCTGGTGACGGACGGCAAGGGAGGAGTACGGGCGGTGCTGACCGAGACCCACTCCGGCGAGCCGCGCAACCGTACGGACGTGTACACGGTCGGTCTCCGCACCCGGTGACGGCGCCCCGACCCGACGCCCGAGCGGGCATCGGGGTGGGTTCCTCCGTACTCGACGTAACCGGACGGTGTGAGGGCGGTCGAGAGCTCAACGCGCGTGTGGCGGTCCTTGTCGCCGGGCCGACTCCGCCAGCCGCGCAGCGAACCGGGTGACGAGTCCGCGCAGTTCGTCGGGGCGTTCGATGACGAACGGCCGGTCGAGCGAAGCGAGTACGGCGGGCAGCCAGTCGAGCCGGTCCACACGCATCTCGACGCGGGACCAGCGCTCGGTCTCTGCCTCCGGTCCGCCCTCCGACGGCAGGTCCTCCACGATCGCGATGCCCGCGGGTAGCCGGGCCCGGACGTACTCGGCCGTCCCCTGGACCCGTACCGTCACCTCGTGCCGGTACGGAGCCGAGGCGATCCCGGACAGCACGCGTTCCGCCGGGTCGTACCCGGTCGGCGGATCGAAGGTGCCGGTCAGGGTCTTCGCCTCGGTGATGCGGTCGAGCCGGAACGAGCGGTCCTCGCCGAGCGCGGGATCCGCGCCCGTCACGTACCACCTGCCCGCGTGGGCGACGAGCCCGTACGGGTGCAGCGTGCGTTCGCTGCGTCGGCCGTCGGCGGCGGTGTACCGGATCGAGACCGGCCGGTGATGGCGCACCGCGTCGGCGAGGGAGAGCAGGACGCCCGTCTGCGGAACAGCCGTCTGCGGAACAGCCGTCCGCGGAACCGCCGGTGTTCCGGGCGCGGCGGTGAAGGCGAGGGAGCCGAGCACGGCGTCGAGCCGTCCGCCGAGCCGTGCCGGCAGGACCCGTCGGATCTTGGCGGCAGCCGTCTCGCTCGCCGCGCCCGTGGCCGTCATGAGGCCGGCCCGCCGGCCGGCGAGGAGGCCGAGCAGCACGGCGAGCGCTT
Protein-coding sequences here:
- a CDS encoding helix-turn-helix transcriptional regulator, translated to MSRPIARVLMLLELLQSGGLRTVAELAARLDVDERTVRRYAQHLLDLDLPVESVRGRHGGYRIAPGYRMPPLMLSDDEALAVLLGLLAGRRAGLMTATGAASETAAAKIRRVLPARLGGRLDAVLGSLAFTAAPGTPAVPRTAVPQTAVPQTGVLLSLADAVRHHRPVSIRYTAADGRRSERTLHPYGLVAHAGRWYVTGADPALGEDRSFRLDRITEAKTLTGTFDPPTGYDPAERVLSGIASAPYRHEVTVRVQGTAEYVRARLPAGIAIVEDLPSEGGPEAETERWSRVEMRVDRLDWLPAVLASLDRPFVIERPDELRGLVTRFAARLAESARRQGPPHAR